One Scomber scombrus chromosome 23, fScoSco1.1, whole genome shotgun sequence genomic window, cagcaaagTCAGGTTGGTACAtggttttaaacacacacacacacacacacacacacacacacacacacacacacgcacacacacacgcacacacatgcacacacacgcacgtttGTAAAGCTATCTTAGTGAGGACATTCATTGACATAAAGCCTAATACTAAACGTGTAAACTTAATACTTACactaaactgaacctaaacccaattTTTACCTTCACCCTAAAACCAAGTCTGAAGTCTCAAACAGCTTTTTgaaggtgtttaaaaaaaaagtcctcacattcctaaaatgtcctcacttcctCAGTATCACAATGATAGCCatgcaagtacacacacacacacacacacacacacacacacacacacacacacacacacacacacacacacacacacacacacacacacatacacacgctgTACCCCAAGAGCTTTGGGTTCAGCCTCTAGGTACTTCTCCTTCCTGTGGATGTTTCTCTGGAAGGTGACAGCGACCAGCGGGCTCTCAGATGAGCCTGCCTCCACAACCGCTTCTtcatctgaaacacacaccaTCAGCTCCTGTTTATCTGTATTCTTCTATCctatgttattgtgttatttagCATAAGGAATCACAcgatggaaaagaaaagagcacGCATTGTGCAACCAGCGGAAGTCAGCGTTCACTACCCCAAGCTGAGGAAAACATCTGGATTCCATCAATCTGGACAAACAACATGGATCTTCATTCGCGGTTTCCTCACTAAAAAAGCTTGAGATCGTGTGTTAACAGAGCGactatctttcttttcttgtagTACCTGCCATGATCACGGAGTCCGTCATGACTTCTCGGTGAAAGCTTGATCGTTTCCGGTGATTCAAAGCTGCAGATCAGATCAGAAAGTTGAACAGAGAGTTGGTGGATGTtgagtagtggtggtggtggtcccACCCACCGTCTGTCAGTGCAACATGACTCCTGCTGCAGCCACCACATCAGCTGTTTCATACAGTCAGCATGATTGGCTAAAGTGGCGGTTAATGAACTTTGTGTCCGCAGCCAAAATCTACTATCGTCCCAAAAACAGCTGATAGAGAGATATAATGTGACACTTATTTAGAGTgatgaaatgattttaatagttgttgtttttaatgtatgttaGTATCATAGTAGGACCATATGCATCCATCTGAGGTCATTTAAGgaactttaatgtttttgtttacatgaATTAATTATTAGCCTAACTACAGTTTAGACCATGCACAAAGGGCACAACAGTTAGGCCACTTtaaatccccacttttgacaTTAAAAAGCAGTATTCATAGTTAATAAATGGTTAACAATACAATCATGTAGTCGTCAGTTTGTATAAACAGGTAAGAATGACAGTATAATTAAATATGTGATAAtacaaattatgttttcataGGAGAATTTATACTGACATATACAGTACGTAACATTATTAAATActcccttacatactgttcagggtcaaatttgacccaattttacatttgagagctgtaaaaacatcacacacatttctttaagtCAGACTTTTCCCTAAATGTGAACCACAGTGTACAAAAATGGTAATGCAAAtcaccattaaaacatgttgttgtattcttcataatctactgtatgaaatgttctcctggactataaaatagtgattgtgtcTTTCCCCCCCATAAATAAAAAGACTCCGTTTGATCTCTGCAGCTTCATTAAAGtattaatcaaaaatgtattaatgactgatggggaatttattaatgtgaattggtgctgagactaattatgagttagAATATGAGCAGCatgtgagggttaaacatgtccttatatctgcttataatTACATTATAGGTTGTTATAAACCACTTCATTCAATTACTAGAGCTCCAGTATTAAATGAACGAATCCCTTAAAAACATGAGACACTAACTCTTCTAAGTGATGGCATTTTATATGAttaatgttttggtttatgTTAATACATATTGGTGTAAATACACAGATGTTACAAAGTCACTCTAAAATACAATATAAGAATATAATGAGACCATAtgcaaagaaataataaaaagagaatattaatattagttaaagaccgtgtaaagtgaattcagacattttcttctaaacacattaaataggtcataaatgtatttctaaaaaaggtgtaaaaagcatttcaaccatttagatttgaattgtggagctaggcttcacaaactgtgtttcaacatttctgtgttcaggatttaatgggcgggtctgaaaatcccTGCCGTGTTACGTAACGCGGCGGTgattagcataaacccgcccctgctgctgtagaggtataaatacattcagcgcacactactactacaacagtctacagttagccagttagctgagttagctggCGAGCTAGCCACTGAGCTAGCCACCGGGCTAACAGCTaagctagcggcagaaagctctcagacgtagcgtccatgtttctggtagaggtggtgcttctcaccctcaacggtcgccGTCTTTGCTACGTAGCAGAAGGGTacggaccacttttcaaacaggaaatggcggATGAGTACGTTGTAACTACAGTGAAACTTCGCCACAttacacaaatgtaaattaaaaatgtgtgtttttgcactaagcaccacttTACTGTTGTCAGATAGTTTCTTGGGTTAATTAAACAATCTGTAAAGATTTGGTACCACAAATCATAACgtgaatgctaatgctagcttatTAACACTAGCTTACCAACGCTAGCttacagacatcccaacctgcaaaaagtcatttcagggaggtccgtcacagagctataaggacgctttgctctcacacgtgcttcatttatagtcacacaaacacacacacacgcgcgctgTCACTCTCTACAGCGCACTCTTGCTCGCTCACTCcagagattgtgtctcatttgcgggcgtcagggagccgccatcaatatgcgggagactcccggagcttccaggagagttgggatgtctgagcTTACTAACGCTAGCTTACTAACTAGCTAATCGTCATTTCTGGTAAGTGTGCAACagccatgtttgatttgagacaacactgaACTGTTGAATTTTGCgcactacacaagtaagtacatAGTGTACTGTTATGCCTCAGCTAGGAGTGTCTGAAACACAACATGAAACCAGAGCTCCATCTTCCCCAAGTCTCAAGCAGCCAACAACACAAATCAGGGTTAGTGCAAATGAGGTgaatttatttacataaaaaagtatgtatgtatgtcaaaCTCAACTAAGGTTACATTCAGAGTGGACAAAggtcaaaataacaaacaaaacaaatctaacTAGGAATTAATCAATATAATCTAtccaaaataaaagaaaccaaATCACAAACTCTAATCTCCCTCACTAACAAAAACAGGATAACAAAACTGGCAGATCCACCCCTACTAAGCACAACGGATAAAGTCGAGATAAACACAAACTAACATGGCTGGTTGAAAGAAGGAGAAGATAGGGAATGACCCACTACCACAGCACTGCCATTATCGTAGGAGTTCTTATAGTTTGGGTCTGATGAGCTAGGCCAATCCACCACCAGTCTGGAAATCAGCCCCCCATCGGTGAGCCGCAGCCAGCCCGTGGTCAACCAATTGCCCTCCGGCTCTGGCACACACTCATTGGCATAttggatgacaaattaaagaacttttaaaacaaattatgaCTACAATCGTAacagtacacagtgtactaacagaagtgtactaacagaagtgtatgtgtatatgtgattTACAATACAGCTCACAAATCTAAATGGAATTGCAATTTATTAAAGAACATAACAAATTGGCCGTCATGGCAACTATAGggaagtaaagaaaaaaggattGGGCGATAAcgattgaaataaaatgtataatattagaCTGCTGAGATTTGCTTGTAAATATGTAGTTTGGCCAGAGGCACATCAGGAATTGGAGCGTTTCTAGTGAATGGTTACATGGTTATATTTGACAGAAAAGGCTCTGTTGTTTGAGGGAGCTCTCAAAGAATCTGAGCACTGACGAAGATTCTGCTGAGAGCTAATCCCCCCGAAAAATGACGTTTGCTCACTGCTTTATAAGCATTAGTGTCAGAACCCTTGAAACAACAGTGATTCATCTTCCTGAATCTATGTAACAACATAATGTCATTTACCCTGAATACCAGCAAAGCAGCTGAATAGACTATGTAGACAAAcacatgttgctttttttatgCAAGCAAAGCCTTCTCAATGTGACCCAAATTAGCAGTGATTTAAGCAATAGATTCCATTATGATATGAGCAACTATAAACCAGGTTAAATATTTGTAGTGATCAGCTCAGCACACATGAGCTAATAGAAAAACCTGAAACAACATTAAACCATCAGGGGACAATAAGCCTAAATTCAATATAGAGGATTCAGAGGATCATTTGGCAGCAAGGCCAAATAACACCATATGAAATAAATTGAACCGCTACATGAACTTCGGATCTGAATTTTTGTATTCATATTGTTAATGGATACACAGAGATTCTACATTATAATGGCTAACTGAGCAACCAGCAGAACTGTTTTTACAACCATGTAGAATTCATGTTGGTCACTAAATGAATGTAGCAGTGTAGCTGTTACTGGTTTTACCAAGCAAACAGTCTGGAAAACAATATAGTCAAATGAAGTAGCCAATCAggatttagcagctaaagagtcagacatacagtaccaatcaaaagtttggTACTGTACATGCAACAAATTTCTGACTGAAACTGAGCGATGTCATCGGGGAGTAAAAAAGAtggaacaataaataacaataaagctCAAActcaattaaagttaaataagaTTTAATGTATATACtatatttaacaaaaacaatataCCTTCttgctttaatttttttatacttaatttattgtcattgtttcattttatacatCTTGTGACATAGTGATGAcaacttttttttggaaatgtggTTAGATGTGTCACCCAGtgatacaatataataaacaattaatgtagcaaatatttaaagtaaataagtcacatatttacagtacagatttaaaatgattacatcATATTGTGGGCATTTAAAATTCATagaaaaaataatagaaaataaattaactaattatttaggaacaaacagaaaaagaaaattcaaaaaaatgttatctGATTATGTCTCTAGTTTAAGATAATTAAcacctttttcttatttttgcctttttaatgaCATCAAACTTTAATAATGGAAAGATtgtcttgttgttttattattataaggtACCAGCATTATGTATTATCACAATTCAATTGCATCCACTAATGATGTGGTTCAAAGTTCACAATGAATGCCAAACTGCGCATGCGTATATTATCATGGTGGCACTGGCTGTGGCAACTGGGATTGTAAAGTAGTGAAATTGAACATAGTAACGTTTTAATGATAGAAATGGGTTGTTAACTCACAGAGGTTTATAGGTGCTAAACTCTCCACAGAGAAACAGGAGAGACACGATGACAACTAACGAGGATCAAGAggtatgaatgaatgatgatgaactATGAGGCTAGCTGCTGTTAGCGGCTAACTAGCGTGACTGTGTTCTGAGCTCAACTGACAGCTTTACTGTCTGTTACACAGCAAAACAACATGTCAGCTGTTAGTCACTATGTAATAGAACTGTGTAGTTGATACAGCGCTCAGAACACAGTCAAATGTATTTCTAGCTGCTGTTCATTAGTGAGGAAACGTCACGCCAAGCTCAATTCAAAAGTTAGCTTAGTTAATGTACGTTTCCTCATATGGACGACAGGGAGCCGCATAAACCGTAACTCAATTAATTATCGGAATACAAGACGTCTATTTATTAATTCGGCGTATAAATCCACATCTATTGGAAACGATTCAGTTGATAAATACCGTTTCCCCCCCCGCGAAGTCATCCTCTAGGATTATACTTACGTTAGCTAGCTGAGCTGACGCAGGCGGCACACGCAAGTTGAGAGTTAAATTTAGTGGAGGTCAAGGCTGCCCGGTGGATTATTTATATGCCGAATTTAAGAACACCTCAAGAAAAAGTCCCTATGTTCAAGAAATGGAACTCAATCACGTCTTTCAATGACCTAACCTGATCAAGTTTAATGTGCCCTATTTGTAAGTAATGTTTGACGAGAGGAATGtgtcctgtttgttttctcactAACCtcctgtcactgtcactgtgttTATCAGATGGAGCTGGAGGCTCTACGCTCCATCTACGAGGGCGATGAGTGTTTCAAGGAACTCAGTCCAGTTTCATTCCAGTTTCGGGTGAGTACTCTCCTTATGTGATACACTCTCAACCTTCCATCATTTGAACAGGAGAGGGAGATGCTGTTTGGTGCAGCTAACTTATTTTAACATCTTCTTGAATTTAAACAACAGATAGGAGACCTGGAGGACACCAAAGCCTTCATCCTGGACGTGACGTGGCCAGAGACTTATCCTGAGACAGCCCCGCAACTCTCCCTTGATGCCTTTTTTAACAACAGGATGTAAGTTGCGAGCTCAGTGTCCTGTCAATTAATAACCTTCTTTccttaatttgcatttaaagcaCTGATGGCAGATTAGAAGATGACTGCACAATCTGGAAACACCATTGACAAATTATTTTGAAAGGTTATGTTTTAGTTTGTTAAAAAGGCAATCAAggtgaaaataaatgactttaGAATGCTGAGGTCATTAGTCCCTCCATTGCAAGTCTCTTTACTGACACTACTACTAGGTATTTGTTCTCAAATTATAGACTtgatactgttgttgttgttgttgttgttgttgttgttgttgaatgcACACTtcatatttaatccttttttttaaacattttttatttctgtcatgttCATTTGATGGCAGCTCTCCAGAGACCAAACAGCTGATCCTGTCTAAGgtggaggagcaggtggaggctAACCTGGGCGAGGCCATGATGTACACCCTGTTTGAGTGGGCCAAAGAGAACCAGGAGACCCTGATGGAGAACCACAAGCCCGTTGTGTCAGCTGTGGTCAGTACATGTCACCACTCTGACTGTATTCTTTATAATCTTATCATGATCCAACCAAAAGCTGTGCAAGGCTGGGGGCAGAACTTAATATCTAAACCTTGTCCCGGTCTTGCTGTCGCAGACTTTAACATCTAACAGCGATACGACAACCACCGCCTCAACAGgcaagaagaaggagaggaaggagcaGCTGACTAAAGCTCAGAAGAGAAGGATCATCAACAGAACAGGTATGAgtttaactttttattaaaaatctatGATAGTTGCAGTTGTTGTTGACTAATCAGTTGACAGTTGTGTAGTAGACACACACATCCACGATTAGAAAGtaggtgctggaccaaataaTAAAATCTGTAACAGCAGAAAGGCAGTGATATCTTATTAagttatacctgcattgggagctctctctacctcctctctctctacctcctccctctctacctcctccctctctacctcctccctctctacctcctctctctctacctcctccctctctacatcctctctctctacctcctccctctctacctcctctctctctacctcctccctctctctctacctcctccctctctacctcctctctctctctacctcctctctctctacctcctctctctctacctcctccctctctacctcctctctctctacctcctccctctctacctcctctctctctacctcctccctctctacctcctctctctacctcctctctctctacctcctccctctctacatcctctctctctacctcctccctctctacctcctctctctctacctcctccctctctctctacctcctccctctctacctcctctctctctctacctcctctctctctacctcctctctctctacctcctccctctctacctcctctctctctacctcctccctctctacctcctctctctctacctcctccctctctacctcctccctctctacctcctctctctctctacctcctccctctctacctcctccctctctacctcctctctctctctacctcctccctctATACCTCCTCTCTCTCGACCTCCTccctctacctcctccctctctacctcctccctctctacctcctctctctctacctgctCTCTCactacctcctccctctctacatcctctctctctacctcctccctctctacctcctctctctctacctcctccctctctacctcctccctctctacctcctctctctacctcctccctctctacctcctccctctctacctcctctctctctacctcctccctctctacctcctctctctgtacctcctccctctctacctcctccctctctacctcctctctctctctacttcctccctctctacctcctccctctctacctcctctttctctacctcctccctctctacctcctctctctttctacctcctccctctctacctcctccctctctacctcctctctctctctacctcctccctctctacctcctccctctctacctcctctctctctctacctcctccctctctacctcctccctctctacctcctctctctctacctcctccctttccacctcctccctctccacctcctctctctctacctcctctctctttacctcctccctctctacctcctccctctctacctcctctctctaccccctccctctctacctcctctctctctacctcctccctgT contains:
- the rwdd gene encoding RWD domain-containing protein 4, which codes for MTTNEDQEMELEALRSIYEGDECFKELSPVSFQFRIGDLEDTKAFILDVTWPETYPETAPQLSLDAFFNNRISPETKQLILSKVEEQVEANLGEAMMYTLFEWAKENQETLMENHKPVVSAVTLTSNSDTTTTASTGKKKERKEQLTKAQKRRIINRTDHKGELPRGWNWIDVIKVGAFYFSSTRWCTLLAFKYKPFIINLFIYLSFFLPPHRFLTAI